The window TGCCTATTATTGGCAAGGCGCATGTAGCGTATATTTCCAGTGGCAAGGTGATTGGTTTATCTAAAATAAACCGTATTGTACAGTTTTACGCAAAACGCCCGCAGGTGCAGGAAAGGCTTACCGTGCAGATTGCACAGGAACTTTCCGAAGCACTACAAACAGAAGATGTAGCGATAGTGATGGATGCGGCACATCTGTGTGTGAGCATGCGCGGCATTCAGGATGAAACCAGCCGTACCATTACCAGCCAGTTCCTTGGTAAGTTTAAAGAGGAGGCTGTTAAAGCAGAATTCCTTAATTATATCGGGAAATAAACCCATCCAAAATAACAAGATAAGCGAAGACCGGTGATGAGCCGGTCTTTTTATTTTGTTAAACTATCTGAGGGTAAAGGAGTTATACTATACAAGAATGTAGATTAAAAATATCCAATCATTAATCTTATATACATTCTGACACCGGATGCTACTCTTTTTTGTTTTACATTGCACTATATTTGCTAAACAATAAGCCGTAAATGTTTTTTTATGGAACATATTATCGCCGCTGATTTGCCTAATCTTGAACAACGCTATCGCGCTAATCTGATTAATAGTTTAGCTGGTTTTAAAAGTGTGAGTCTTATTGGGACCATCAATCGCTCGGGTATTACCAATCTAGCCGTTTTCAGCCAGATTTTTCATCTGGGAGCTGACCCAGCCCTGATCGGGGTACTGGTAAGGCCTAATTCCTCGCCCCGGCATACCCTTGCCAATATGGAAGAAACCGGCTATTTTACGATCAATCACATCCGTCAGGATTTTCTTTTGCAGGCACACCACACCAGTGCCCGCTGGGACCATTCCGAATTTCATGCCTGCAGGCTTACCCCCTGGTATAGCAAAACCTTAAAAGCCCCTTACGTTGCCGAAGCAAATGTTAGAATAGGCCTTGAGGTAGCAGAAACACAAATGCTATCCATTAACAATACCATACTGGTCATTGGCGCCATCGAAGAAATATGGATACCGGAAAACTGCCTGGAGCCCGATGGTTTCGTTGACCTGGAAGAAGCCGGCTCCCTTACCTCCTCCGGGTTAGATTCCTACC of the Flammeovirgaceae bacterium 311 genome contains:
- a CDS encoding hypothetical protein (COG1853 Conserved protein/domain typically associated with flavoprotein oxygenases, DIM6/NTAB family), with the protein product MEHIIAADLPNLEQRYRANLINSLAGFKSVSLIGTINRSGITNLAVFSQIFHLGADPALIGVLVRPNSSPRHTLANMEETGYFTINHIRQDFLLQAHHTSARWDHSEFHACRLTPWYSKTLKAPYVAEANVRIGLEVAETQMLSINNTILVIGAIEEIWIPENCLEPDGFVDLEEAGSLTSSGLDSYHSTKKVARLSYAKPTKNPKVLKPEVRTEVLPS